The proteins below come from a single Oxyura jamaicensis isolate SHBP4307 breed ruddy duck chromosome 1, BPBGC_Ojam_1.0, whole genome shotgun sequence genomic window:
- the TXNL4B gene encoding thioredoxin-like protein 4B has product MSFLLPKLTCKREVDQAIKSVAEKVLVLRFGRDNDAVCLQLDDILAKTAHDLSKMAVIYLVDVNNVPVYTQYFDISYIPSTVFFFNGQHMKVDYGSPDHTKFVGSFKTKQDFIDLIEVIYRGAMRGKLIVRSPIDPNNIPKYDLLYQGI; this is encoded by the exons ATGAGTTTTCTGCTGCCCAAGCTGACCTGTAAGAGGGAGGTGGATCAGGCGATAAAAAGCGTGGCGGAGAAGGTTTTGGTTCTCCGGTTTGGAAGAGATAACGATGCTGTTTGTCTGCAACTCGATGATATT CTTGCAAAGACAGCTCATGACCTAAGTAAAATGGCAGTCATCTACCTGGTGGATGTGAACAACGTTCCCGTGTACACCCAGTATTTTGACATCAGTTATATTCcttctactgtatttttcttcaatggACAGCACATGAAGGTTGATTATGG GTCTCCAGATCACACGAAATTTGTAGgaagcttcaaaacaaaacaagactttATAGATCTGATTGAAGTGATTTACCGTGGAGCAATGCGTGGAAAGCTCATTGTAAGAAGTCCTATTGATCCCAATAACATTCCTAAATATGACCTTCTCTACCAAGGAATTTAA
- the TRMT10C gene encoding tRNA methyltransferase 10 homolog C, producing the protein MQSANMLLKKLARCSVFPFAAQHGMKKDLFSLSRTLILSHCLKEDSSRSPSEKLDLDAWKEVMKSRLQEVSATASEPKETSTLAAAREILEMWRLAGRLVPENVTEEQLKTFIECPSKSAKKKYLKFLYLKELHKKNDKRKTDERRERRLEMQESASKTEEPKRNQFLCLWANSMDKIYNWRVAQSMIFGQPLVFDMSYEKDMSDREVANTVRQLVLSESCNRRSMDPFHIHFCNFKDDSLYHKEFIKHYREAWGKLLITVTDQCYTDIFPKNKLIYLTADSPKVMKTFDHDKIYIVGSMVDKSIKTGVSLAQAKRLGLETAALPLEKYLLWSSGAKNLTLDQMMHILLTLKDTGDWKKALEFVPKRKYSGFVNTPVRELKTALNLINALKLRKRQDELRKQFAKNYSKKLTQK; encoded by the coding sequence ATGCAGTCTGCTAACATGCTTCTGAAAAAGCTTGCAAGATGTTCTGTCTTTCCGTTTGCTGCACAACATGGGATGAAAAAGGATTTGTTTTCACTCAGTAGAACTCTGATTTTATCACATTGCCTGAAGGAGGATAGTTCACGCAGTCCATCAGAAAAACTAGATTTAGATGCATGGAAGGAAGTAATGAAATCTAGGTTGCAAGAAGTCAGCGCGACAGCCTCAGAGCCTAAGGAAACTTCCACTTTGGCTGCTGCACGTGAGATTCTGGAGATGTGGAGGCTAGCTGGTAGATTGGTTCcagaaaatgtcactgaagaacagctgaaaacatttatagAATGTCCTTCCAAGTCAGCCAAAAAGAAGTACTTAAAATTTTTGTATCTTAAAGAACTTcacaagaaaaatgacaaaagaaagacagatgagagaagggaaaggaggctAGAAATGCAGGAGAGCGCTTCAAAAACTGAAGAGCCCAAGAGGAAtcaatttttatgtttgtgGGCCAACTCTATGGATAAAATATACAATTGGAGGGTAGCTCAGTCAATGATCTTTGGCCAACCTCTAGTATTTGACATGTCTTATGAAAAGGATATGTCAGACAGAGAAGTAGCAAATACAGTGAGACAGTTGGTATTGAGTGAAAGTTGCAATCGAAGATCCATGGATCCATTCCACATTCACTTCTGTAACTTCAAAGATGACAGCCTGTATCACAAGGAATTTATCAAACATTATAGAGAAGCGTGGGGCAAACTGCTTATAACTGTGACAGACCAGTGCTATACAGATATCTTTCCGAAGAATAAGCTCATCTATCTGACTGCTGATTCTCCCAAAGTCATGAAAACTTTCGATCATGACAAAATTTACATTGTCGGGTCTATGGTTGACAAGAGTATAAAAACAGGAGTCTCTTTAGCACAAGCAAAACGTCTGGGGCTGGAGACTGCGGCCCTTCCGCTGGAGAAATACTTGCTTTGGAGTAGCGGTGCCAAAAATCTCACACTGGATCAGATGATGCATATTTTGTTAACCCTGAAAGATACTGGAGACTGGAAGAAGGCTCTGGAATTTGTTCCCAAGAGGAAATACTCTGGCTTTGTGAACACGCCTGTGCGTGAATTGAAAACAGCCTTAAACCTGATCAATGCTCTTAAACTTCGGAAGAGGCAGGATGAATTAAGAAAGCAATTTGCGAAGAACTACTCCAAGAAGCTAACACAAAAGTAg
- the PCNP gene encoding PEST proteolytic signal-containing nuclear protein produces the protein MRGAAGGGGDKMADGRAEGDKARRQQQPAGGPEEEAEKPVKTKTVSSSNGGESSSRSAEKRAANEEAEDFTTKPAPAKMSKFGFSIGNQTAKKTSAISIKLAANKPKEPVPTLAPKTLSVAAAFNEDEDSEPEEMPPEAKMRMKNIGRDTPTSAGPNSFNKGKHGFSDNQKLWERNIKSHLGNIHDQENN, from the exons ATGCGCGGCGCGGCAGGCGGAGGCGGGGACAAAATGGCGGACGGCCGGGCGGAGGGCGATAAGgcgcggcggcagcagcagcccgcaGGAG GACCTgaagaagaggcagaaaaacCTGTGAAAACTAAGACTGTTTCTTCCAGTAATGGAGGGGAAAGTTCGAGTCGCAGCGCAGAGAAACGGGCAGCTAATGAAGAAGCTGAAGACTTCACCACAAAGCCCGCCCCTGCCAAAATGTCCAAGTTTGGATTTTCCATAGGCAATCAGACAGCAAAGAAGACATCTGCAATATCCATCAAACTAGCAGCAAAT AAGCCTAAAGAGCCCGTTCCAACCCTTGCTCCAAAAACGCTTTCCGTAGCAGCGGCTTTcaatgaagatgaagat aGTGAACCAGAAGAAATGCCTCCAGAAGCTAAGATGCGCATGAAGAATATTGGAAG gGATACACCAACCTCAGCAGGACCAAATTCCTTCAATAAAGGAAAGCATGGGTTTTCTGACAACCAGAAGCTATGGGAACGAAATATAAAATCTCATCTTGGAAATATCCATGACCAAGAAAATAACTAA
- the LOC118170204 gene encoding putative protein FAM172B produces MEKLFITAESKRSLSMMMTDFTELLWLKTEHELNLWKLVGGSEYQEQLKYDFNIKGELRHLDTNESFVFNYYKNSHERNHERYQVLGHLITQYVYELLERVCALQKVYIPTDATEDEPRSFFFMSEKALTSSSSIIVLLQDRGVFRAGQWGQKTIIREGLNHGTQIPFIKMALQNHGGVIVLNPNDNLVDLKMERERLSFSAGEESLTSTQSRQWIPKQCSSSPEEHTMYVWDHFISKSAAKNVAFIAHGYGGLVFIDLLVQRKWEVMNKVYSVAFIDSMHNIQHQTGSDPQIQEWILKHCHEWVSNSKPLDKAVGSLMKVNCPTVSAGTEKYGLAPSYCLHAVFKYLKSMLKAKTTTAFTRSPIATRSSTNKKRDNK; encoded by the exons ATGGAGAAATTATTTATAACTGCAGAGTCAAAAAGATCTCTATCTATGATGATGacagattttacagaactctTG TGGTTAAAAACAGAGCATGAACTAAACTTGTGGAAACTAGTAGGGGGTTCAGAGTATCAAGAGCAGCTGAAGTATGACTTCAATATAAAAGGGGAACTGAGGCATCTGGACACAAATGAGTcctttgttttcaattattacAAGAATTCACATGAGAGGAATCATGAACGCTATCAAGTCTTGGGACATCTGATTACCCAATATGTTTATGAGCTCCTAGAAAGAGTCTGCGCACTGCAGAAAGTTTATATTCCTACTGATGCTACAGAGGATGAACcaagaagtttcttttttatgaGTGAGAAAGCACTAACAAGTTCCTCTAGCATAATTGTTCTTCTTCAGGACCGTGGAGTTTTTCGTGCTGGGCAGTGGGGGCAAAAGACAATCATCAGGGAGGGCCTGAACCACGGAACTCAAATACCATTCATCAAAATGGCCCTCCAGAACCACGGGGGAGTGATCGTACTGAATCCCAATGACAACCTTGTTGACCTGAAGATGGAAAGGGAGAGGCTAAGTTTTTCTGCTGGAGAAGAATCACTGACTTCTACACAGTCCCGCCAGTGGATCCCcaagcagtgcagcagcagccctgaggagcaCACCATGTATGTATGGGATCACTTCATTTCAAAGAGTGCAGCCAAGAACGTGGCCTTCATTGCCCACGGCTACGGTGGCTTGGTGTTCATAGACCTGCTCGTGCAGAGAAAATGGGAAGTCATGAATAAAGTGTACTCTGTGGCATTCATTGACTCCATGCACAACATACAGCATCAGACTGGAAGCGATCCACAAATACAAGAATGGATACTGAAACACTGCCATGAATGGGTGTCAAACAGTAAGCCTCTGGATAAAGCTGTGGGGTCCCTCATGAAAGTGAACTGTCCTACTGTCTCTGCTGGAACTGAAAAGTATGGATTAGCACCTTCCTACTGCCTGCATGCTGTCTTTAAGTACTTGAAGAGCATGCTGAAAGCTAAGACCACAACAGCCTTTACACGTTCACCTATTGCAACCAGAAGCAGCACAAACAAGAAGAGAGACAATAAATAA